Proteins from one Desulfonauticus submarinus genomic window:
- the purF gene encoding amidophosphoribosyltransferase, whose amino-acid sequence MKKESCGLFGIYGHKDAARMTYFGLYALQHRGQESAGIVTFDGQKTFEHKGMGLVPDVFQENDLKKLLGHIAIGHVRYSTTGASQLRNAQPFLVHFKDLQIAIGHNGNLINTWELRQELENEGIIFQTTMDSEVIVHLLAKYLNGNSLENALAKALNKIKGAYSLLLLVNNKLIALRDPFGFRPLSIGKMGSSYVFASETCAFDLLEAEYIRCIRPGEMIVIENDRMSSFQFAEPEKPAPCVFELIYFARPDSIIFDKPVYLARKKMGEILAQESPIEADFVMPFPDSGVYAAIGYAQESKLPFEMAMIRNHYVGRTFIQPSQDMRDFGVRVKLNPVASMIKNKKIIIVEDSIVRGTTIRTRVKKLRELGAREIHMRVSCPPIRYPCFFGIDFSSKGELIASSQRIDEIARFIGLDSLHYLTIEGLKKSIEWQDNFCMACFNEEYPLKPGQKCGKFCIEW is encoded by the coding sequence ATGAAAAAAGAAAGTTGCGGATTATTTGGCATCTATGGACATAAAGATGCGGCTAGGATGACCTATTTTGGCCTTTATGCTCTTCAACATCGAGGACAAGAAAGTGCTGGCATTGTAACTTTTGATGGACAAAAAACTTTTGAGCACAAGGGAATGGGACTTGTTCCTGATGTATTCCAAGAAAACGATCTTAAAAAACTACTCGGACACATTGCTATTGGACATGTACGCTATTCTACAACAGGAGCATCGCAATTACGGAACGCTCAACCTTTTTTAGTTCATTTTAAAGATTTACAAATAGCTATTGGACATAATGGTAACTTAATCAATACATGGGAACTCAGACAAGAATTAGAAAATGAAGGTATTATTTTTCAAACTACAATGGATAGTGAAGTAATAGTCCACCTTCTAGCAAAATATTTAAATGGCAATTCACTAGAAAATGCCCTTGCTAAAGCTTTAAATAAAATCAAAGGAGCTTATAGTTTACTTCTTTTAGTTAACAATAAACTTATAGCCCTACGCGATCCTTTTGGATTTAGACCTCTATCTATTGGGAAAATGGGCTCTTCTTATGTCTTTGCCTCTGAAACGTGCGCGTTTGACCTTTTAGAAGCAGAATATATTAGATGTATACGACCAGGAGAAATGATTGTTATTGAAAATGACAGAATGAGTAGTTTTCAATTTGCAGAACCCGAAAAACCAGCACCTTGTGTTTTTGAATTAATCTACTTTGCTAGACCAGACTCTATTATTTTTGATAAACCTGTATATTTAGCTAGGAAAAAGATGGGAGAAATTCTTGCCCAAGAATCTCCAATAGAAGCAGATTTTGTAATGCCATTTCCAGATTCTGGAGTATATGCAGCTATTGGTTATGCCCAAGAATCTAAACTTCCATTTGAAATGGCAATGATTCGAAATCACTATGTTGGAAGAACGTTTATTCAACCATCTCAAGATATGAGAGATTTTGGGGTAAGAGTAAAATTAAATCCTGTTGCCAGCATGATAAAAAACAAAAAAATTATCATAGTTGAAGATTCTATTGTTAGAGGAACAACTATAAGAACAAGAGTAAAAAAATTAAGAGAACTTGGGGCACGAGAAATCCATATGCGAGTAAGTTGTCCTCCTATTCGCTATCCTTGTTTTTTTGGAATTGATTTTTCATCTAAAGGAGAATTGATTGCTAGCAGTCAAAGAATTGATGAAATAGCCAGATTTATAGGTTTAGATAGTTTACATTACTTAACAATAGAAGGATTAAAAAAGTCTATTGAATGGCAAGATAACTTTTGTATGGCTTGTTTTAATGAGGAATATCCCCTAAAACCAGGTCAAAAATGTGGTAAATTTTGCATAGAATGGTAA
- a CDS encoding KpsF/GutQ family sugar-phosphate isomerase: MSKWSEIAKQVFEIEIEGLKKVQLDLNSNFDLAIDYLANCKGRVVVTGIGKSGLVGRKIAATLSSTGTPAFFLHPVEGAHGDLGMLRPEDIILAISNSGETDELNAILPSLKSLGLKIIGITSNPNSTLGKLCNLVLKVKVPREACPLNLAPTSSTTATLVIGDALAACLVQKKEFKEKDFKRYHPGGFLGQRLAENITTLMHTNIPLIEETKSLEEALKIMNQANLGIVIIANKHKQLKGVFTDGDLRRFAAQGKLNFHSNISLFMTKNPKFIVSTEKAAKALDIMEEKQITVLPVINNDKDKILLGIIHLHDLLGKGKLKFSL, translated from the coding sequence ATGAGTAAATGGAGTGAAATAGCAAAACAAGTCTTTGAGATCGAAATAGAAGGTCTAAAAAAAGTTCAACTAGATTTAAATTCAAACTTTGATTTAGCAATAGATTATCTGGCAAACTGCAAAGGAAGAGTTGTTGTTACAGGAATTGGTAAATCTGGCTTAGTAGGCCGAAAAATTGCTGCTACTTTAAGTAGTACAGGTACTCCTGCGTTTTTTCTTCATCCTGTAGAAGGAGCTCACGGTGATTTAGGAATGCTGAGGCCAGAAGATATTATTTTAGCAATTTCTAATAGTGGAGAAACAGATGAATTAAATGCTATTTTACCAAGCTTAAAATCCCTTGGACTCAAAATAATAGGAATTACCTCAAACCCTAATTCTACTTTAGGAAAATTATGTAATTTAGTATTAAAAGTAAAAGTTCCTAGAGAAGCATGCCCTCTTAATCTTGCTCCAACATCAAGTACTACTGCTACATTGGTGATTGGAGATGCCCTTGCAGCCTGTCTTGTTCAAAAAAAAGAATTTAAAGAAAAAGATTTTAAACGCTATCATCCAGGAGGATTTTTAGGACAAAGATTAGCTGAAAATATTACAACTTTAATGCATACAAATATTCCATTAATAGAAGAAACTAAATCTCTTGAAGAAGCACTTAAAATTATGAATCAAGCTAACTTAGGGATTGTAATTATAGCAAATAAACATAAACAATTGAAAGGTGTTTTTACTGATGGAGACCTAAGAAGATTTGCTGCTCAAGGAAAATTAAATTTTCATTCAAATATATCTCTTTTTATGACAAAAAATCCAAAATTTATTGTATCAACAGAAAAAGCAGCAAAAGCTTTAGATATTATGGAAGAAAAACAAATAACTGTACTTCCTGTAATAAATAACGATAAAGATAAAATTCTATTAGGAATTATACATTTACATGATTTATTAGGAAAAGGAAAGTTAAAATTTAGTTTATAA